Within the Bacteroidia bacterium genome, the region GATAAGCCCCCGGTGGAAATGCAGGGCATGGAACAGCGCCTTCTCAGCCGCTTCAAGTGGGGACTTTCTGCCGACCTGCAGTCGCCCGACCTGGAAACCCGTATCGCCATTTTGGAGAAAAAACTCTACAACGATGGCATTGAATTGTCACGGGATGTAGTGGAATACCTTGCCTATAGCATCACCACCAATGTTCGTGAGCTCGAAGGTGCCTTAATCTCCCTCCTTGCTCAGGCTTCCCTGAACAAGAAGCAGATTACGATTGATCTGGCCAAACAGATGATAGACAAGTTCGTGAAGAACACCGCACGCGAAGTGTCTATTGATTATATTCAGAAAGTTGTTTGTGACTATTTCGACCTGCCGATCGAACTTCTGAAATCCAAAACCCGGAAACGGGAAGTGGTTCAGGCCCGCCAGATTGCCATGTATTTTGCCAAACACATGACCAAATCCTCTTTGGCAACAATCGGGATGCATTGCGGTGGCAAAGACCATGCAACGGTGCTCCATGCCTGTCGTACGGTTAATAATCTTATGGACACCGACAAGCGGTTCAAAGCCTACATTGAAGAACTGGAGAAAAAGATAAGTATCCAGTAACACGGCCTTACATATTTAGGAAAACAGGAGCCAGCAGGTTCCTTTTTTTTTGTTTATTAGCGATGCGAAAGCATGCTATGAAAATTCTGATGGTTTGTCTGGGCAATATTTGCCGCTCACCTATGGCCGAAGGAGTGATGAGAACAAAGGTTCTTCACAAAGGACTGGCAATAGAGTTGGATTCCGCGGGAACATCCAATTACCACACGGGAGAACATCCCGACGAGCGTGCCACTTCCTGCGCCGCTAAACATAACGTGGATATATCCCACCTCAGAGCCCGGCAATTCAGTCTCAAAGACTTTGACCTTTTTGATCGTATCTTCGTGATGGACAGCTCCAATTACAGCGATGTGATTGCCATGGCGCGAAACGAAGACGACCGCAGGAAAGTTGAGCTCATTATGAATGTGATGTATCCCGACACAAATCTCAGTGTACCGGATCCATATTACGGCGGAGAGGAGGGATTCGACAAGGTATTTATGATGCTGGAAAGCGTCTGTGAACTCATCGCCGCCTCTTACAAAGCGCAACAATGAAAGGCACTTTATATTTGTTCCCGGTTTTACTGTCTGAAGAGTCGGGTCTCTGCGTGCCGGCTACCAATCTGGAGGCAGCAGATTGCGCGGAATGCTTCATCACTGAAAATGCGCGAAGTGCCCGCCGGGCGCTGCGCTCCATGGGTTGGCAAGGTGATTTCAATTCCCGGATCTGGTTCGATCTGAATGAACATACCAGGGAAGAAGAACTCTCGGGCATGCTGCAACCCTGCAGGGAAGGAAAGCACAGCCTCCTCCTCTCAGAGGCAGGATGCCCTACCGTGGCCGACCCCGGCTCGCGGCTGGTATTGCTTGCGCATTCAGAAAATATCCCGGTTAAAGTACTCATCGGACCCTCCTCTGTGCTGCTGGCCTTGATGGCCTCCGGACTGCAGGGTCAGCGATTTACCTTTCATGGCTATCTTCCTAAGGAAAAAGATCCCCGCTCCCGTCTCATTCGGCAAATGAATATGGATGCGCAGAAAGGAAGCACCCAGATTTTCATTGAAACGCCTTACCGCAACAATCGCCTTCTCGAAGAATTAATACGAGACCTTAGCCTGGATACCCTTCTCTGCGTGGCATCCGAACTTACATCTCCATCGGAAAATATTCTAACGCTTCCGGTGAGAGAATGGAAAAAAAGAAAATACGATTACAATAACAGACCGGCTGTTTTCCTTATAGGCTCCCACTAACTCCGCCCTACTCCACTCCAACCAGCTCCACATCAAAGATGAGCGTGGCATTGGGTCCGATCTTCGGAGGTGCTCCATTGGCGCCGTAACCAAGGTTCGGCGGGATAACCAACCTCCATTTATCTCCGATTCTCATTAGTTGAAGGGCTTCGGTCCATCCCTGTATCACCGGGTTAACACCCAGCGTAAATTCGAAGAACTGATCCCGCTCCACCGAGGAATCGAAAATGCTTCCATCCATCAGGTAGCCGGTATAGTGCACTTTAACCTTTTTGCCTTGTGCTCCCTGGGTACCGTCTCCTTTTACCGCCACAATGTATTTCAACCCGGAGGAGGTTGTAACGGTATCCTTCCCAACCACATCGTAAGCGACCGGCTTTACTTTTTTCTTTACACTCACCAACTCCACATCATAGATTACATCCGTTTTGGGTGGGATGGGACCGCGGCCTCCTTCCCCGAATGCCAGCATATAGGGTAGAATAATGCGAAACTTCGCACCCTCTGTCATGTTCCCAATACCTTCATCCAGTCCGGGCAAAGATCCGCCCAGATTGAACTTAATGGTTTCGCCGCGCTCCACAGAGGAATCAAACATTTTACCGTCCGGCAGGTAACCGGAGTAGTGGATCGTAACAATATCGCCCGTCATGGGTGCAAGGCTATTACCCTTTTGTACGATAATATATTTCAGTCCGGAGGCTGTCTTCACTGTATCCTTCCCTTTGGTGTTAAAAGGTCGGAGACCCGGTGTAGTTTCAAGGAGTTCAATCTCGAATTTAAGCGTTGAATGAGGAGGAATAGCACCGGCTTGCTGATCCTTGTAACCAAGGTTAGGAGGAATAATTACCTCGATCCTGTCGCCTTTTCCCATCAGAAGCACGGCCTCCACGAAACCGGGGATGGCGGAAGAAACATTGGCTTTAAATTCCCAGGGTGTTCCGCTTTTACGGGTATCCTCCATCACTGAATCCTTCTCTGTTTTAAGTACATAATGCACCTTGCACTTATCTCCCTCCTCTACCCGCGGAGACTCCCCATGCGCAATAAAACGGTACTGAAGCCCGCTGGCTGTTTTAATAAACTCACCAGCTGCCGAATTCTCCTTTACGGTTGTTTTCTTCTTTTTCTTACCCTGTGAATACACCCCAACCGGAACCAGAAGGAGAAGGGCAACAACTACCCGGATCATGTTCAGTTTTTTCATGTGCTGATATAAAGAGCCTATTTTACTTCGACCAACTGAACCTCAAACAGCAAGGGGCAGTAGGGAAGAATGGAATACATACCGCTCGAAGGGCTGATGGAACCCAGAGAATCGTATCCGAGTTTAGAGGGAATCAGCAGGGTAGCTTTTCCGCCTGCGTTCATCAGCGATAATCCCTCCTCCCATCCTTTGATTACCGGATCGGTACCCAGTTTGAATTCGTAGGCCTGCCCGTGATACTCAGACGCGTCGAATATCTCTCCGTCTACCAGCGACCTTCCAACATACTCCACAACCACTGTACTGCCCTTCATCGCTTTCTTTCCCTTCCCTTTCTCGTGTTCGATAAAATGAAGACCCGATGCCAGTGCCTTCGAGCTGATTTTATTGGTGGTAAGATATTCGTCAATCATTTTAAGTTCGTTTTCCTTATTCCATGCGCTCTGGCGCTGAATCTCCTCAAGGTAGGCATCATACTTTTTCTGCTGCTCTTCCTGCATCTGCTGGGCAGTCATCACTTTTATTAGTTTCAGCTCAAATGTGAAGTAAGTTCCTTTAGGGAACTGAACCGATGAATCTTTCTGCGGCAGTGTTTTATAAATCGAATCGGCCGATATGCGAAAAATTGCGCTGTCTCCCGCAGCCATCATCATGATGGCTTCCTCGAGCGAGCCTTTGAAGAGCGACTGGCGGAGCTGGAAGGTAACGCTTCCGTTGGGACGTTCTCCGTCCCAGGAACTGAACAGAACACTGTCCTCGGTATATTTATTGATCAGCCGTAAAAACACGTAATCACCCACCTGGGGCCGATCCGTATCACCTGACTGGGTGATAAACTTGTAGTACAATCCATTTTCAGTTTCTTCAAAACCCTCGAATTTTGAAGATTGACAGGTGATCAGGAACATTACAATTCCAGTCACCATCAGGGCCCTGCTCAGATTCATTTTTCTTTTTTAGGTGTAATTCGTTCTATTTCGTAAACCACCGGTGTGGACGGAGGTACGGTTCCGTTTGAGGACCCGTTTTCCCCGAATGCGAGATACGAAGGTATAATTATTTTTGCTTTGCCTTTCTCCCGGAGTTTGCCTATTGCGATCTCTAAACCCCGAATGACCTGCATTTGCTCGCCCACGGTAAATTCCAGGGTGCCCCGGTCGAACACTTCACCTCCCAGGAAACTACCAGAATACCGGATGGCCACCCGCTCTCCCGCAACCGGGAATTCACCCTTACCCTTTCGGGTGCGTATCATGTACAAGCCGTTCGCGATGGTATCAGGAATCCACTTTCGTTCACGGATAAAACGGGCAATGAGCAGATTCTCCTGTACATCTCCTACTTCAGATATTTTCACCATTTCCCGTTCGTATTCCCGCCGTGTACGCACTTTCACCAGACGAACATCCACGCGCAGCCCATTATCATTCGAGAGCATGCGCATTTCCTCGCCCAATGTAAGCTCCGGGTTGGCAATCATGAAGCTGGCGCTGTCGCCTTCCTCCAGATTGCGCAGCAGGGCATTGAGCAATACCATTCCGTGTCCTGCATTTTCCAGGCTGGAGGTGAGCCCGAGCGGAAAAATTTCCGGAGAGGAGAACAGAACATGTCCGGACCGGTTAAAAACCTTCATATGATAGGTTACGATATCCGAATCACTGGGAACCCGCTGCCCGTCTGTAAATGAAATAATCTTCAGGTAGACATTGTTCCCGATATTGGTATATCCTTCGAAGGAATTCCACTGGCAGGAGCTCAGCAAGAGAATGAATATGGCAAACTTAAACCTCATTTTTCCACTTTCATAAGACGGATGTGATATACAACGGGTGCCAGGGGTGGTATCTTTTCCCAGTCGCCCAGCAAACCGTGCGCCAGATGAGAAGGCAGGATAAACACGGCCTTATCTCCCGCACGCATCATCTGAATTGCCTCGTGCAGGCCGGTTTCCACGTAGTCCTTTCCGACAACTACTTTAATCGGGCCGGTGGAGTCTGAAGAATAGCAGACATCTCCGCTTTCGAGCAGGACAATTTTATATTCGATGGTAGCCACGGTTCCGGCAGCAGCCGTATCACCCGAGCCCTTTTCCTCGAACATGTAACGCAATCCGGTTCCGCTTGTCTTCATGTCCCATCCCAGATGATGCACCTTGGCGTCAATAGCATCTGATTCCTTCTGACGCAAGATTCGATTGGCATCCACCAGCTGGTCCGTGACCACTTTCATACCCGGATCGTATTTCTCATCCTCCTGTCCGCAGGACGAAAGCACCGCCATCAGCACCACGTAACAGAGCGTTCTCATTGTTGAAATTGGCTGGGGTCCTGTACCACCTTTTCGAAAAGCTCTACCGCCTGCGCGAGAGTGGTTTTCATGTTTCCGCCGGCCGCGTTGCGGTGTCCTCCTCCGGAGAAATATTTCCTTGCCAGTTGATTCACGTCTATGTTCCCTTTTGAACGCAGGGATATCTTTACTTCATTTTCCTTTTCCATGAAGAATGCTGCGAGCCGCATTCCCCGCACCGAAAGGGCATAATTCACCAGCCCTTCCGTATCACCCATACGAAAACCGAAACGTTGAAGTTCCTCCTTGGTTAGCGTTATATAAGCACAATTAACTTCTTTTAATATCTTCATTTTTTCTGACAGGGCATACCCGGTGAGTCGCAGACGGTTATACGAATTACCATCGTATACCTGTTCATGAGCAAGCCATGTCTCCACCCCAATTTCCTTTATATACCCCGCGATAGCATGCGTATGGGCAGAGGTAGAAGGGAAACGGAAGGAAGCAGTATCCGTCATGATCCCGGTATACAAACACATGCCTGTGTTTTTACTGATCCGTTCTTTTTCACCCATACCCTCAATGAGATCAAAGACCAGTTGTGCGGTGGAACAAGCCTTTACATCATGAAAAAGTAATTCTGCAAAGGTCTCCGGTTGCTCATGGTGATCGATGAGCACTTTGAATGCAGGGCTTGCCTTCACGGCTTCACCTGCCTCACCGATCCTTGAGAGCGTATTGAAATCCAGGCAAAAGATAATCTCTGCATCCATCATTCGCTTACGGCACAATTCCTTTTCAATACTGAACACTTTAACAAGTTCCTGGCCGGGAAGCCAGGCAAGGAATTCGGGGTATTCATTGGGGGCGATCACTGTTGCAAAATGTCCGGCTTCGGACAGGTGATTGGCCAGCCCGAGCGACGATCCCATGGCATCTCCGTCGGGGTTCATGTGCGTAACAATAACGATCCGTCGGGAAGAACTCAGTCGTTGAGCAAGCGAGGCAGTGGCTGAATTCATAAGGAATTCAAATTTACGATTTAAGGCGGGGAAACTGCCTCCGGAACAGAACTATTTGTTATTTTCGCGGCACATTTTTTCACAAAAAATCAACAATTTTTACTATGGGAGGAAACAAAACATTTACCATGATCAAGCCGGACGCCGTGGAGAATAATCACATCGGTGCCATTCTGGCAAAGATCAATGGAGCAGGATTTAAGATCGTGGCGATGAAATACACCCGCCTAACCAAAGAGAGAGCCGGGCAATTTTACGCGGTTCACAAGGAGCGTCCATTTTACGCGGATTTGTGCGAATACATGAGTTCGGGTCCTATTGTAGCGGCCATTCTTGAAAAAAGCAATGCCGTTGAAGACTTCCGGAAGCTGATTGGCGCAACCGATCCCGCAAAGGCAGAGCCCGGTACAATTCGAAAAGAATTCGCAAAGTCCATCTCTGCC harbors:
- a CDS encoding FKBP-type peptidyl-prolyl cis-trans isomerase; this encodes MRTLCYVVLMAVLSSCGQEDEKYDPGMKVVTDQLVDANRILRQKESDAIDAKVHHLGWDMKTSGTGLRYMFEEKGSGDTAAAGTVATIEYKIVLLESGDVCYSSDSTGPIKVVVGKDYVETGLHEAIQMMRAGDKAVFILPSHLAHGLLGDWEKIPPLAPVVYHIRLMKVEK
- a CDS encoding FKBP-type peptidyl-prolyl cis-trans isomerase, translating into MKKLNMIRVVVALLLLVPVGVYSQGKKKKKTTVKENSAAGEFIKTASGLQYRFIAHGESPRVEEGDKCKVHYVLKTEKDSVMEDTRKSGTPWEFKANVSSAIPGFVEAVLLMGKGDRIEVIIPPNLGYKDQQAGAIPPHSTLKFEIELLETTPGLRPFNTKGKDTVKTASGLKYIIVQKGNSLAPMTGDIVTIHYSGYLPDGKMFDSSVERGETIKFNLGGSLPGLDEGIGNMTEGAKFRIILPYMLAFGEGGRGPIPPKTDVIYDVELVSVKKKVKPVAYDVVGKDTVTTSSGLKYIVAVKGDGTQGAQGKKVKVHYTGYLMDGSIFDSSVERDQFFEFTLGVNPVIQGWTEALQLMRIGDKWRLVIPPNLGYGANGAPPKIGPNATLIFDVELVGVE
- a CDS encoding bifunctional oligoribonuclease/PAP phosphatase NrnA produces the protein MNSATASLAQRLSSSRRIVIVTHMNPDGDAMGSSLGLANHLSEAGHFATVIAPNEYPEFLAWLPGQELVKVFSIEKELCRKRMMDAEIIFCLDFNTLSRIGEAGEAVKASPAFKVLIDHHEQPETFAELLFHDVKACSTAQLVFDLIEGMGEKERISKNTGMCLYTGIMTDTASFRFPSTSAHTHAIAGYIKEIGVETWLAHEQVYDGNSYNRLRLTGYALSEKMKILKEVNCAYITLTKEELQRFGFRMGDTEGLVNYALSVRGMRLAAFFMEKENEVKISLRSKGNIDVNQLARKYFSGGGHRNAAGGNMKTTLAQAVELFEKVVQDPSQFQQ
- a CDS encoding nucleoside-diphosphate kinase is translated as MGGNKTFTMIKPDAVENNHIGAILAKINGAGFKIVAMKYTRLTKERAGQFYAVHKERPFYADLCEYMSSGPIVAAILEKSNAVEDFRKLIGATDPAKAEPGTIRKEFAKSISANAVHGSDSDENARLEGSFFFSGTEQF
- a CDS encoding FKBP-type peptidyl-prolyl cis-trans isomerase, which produces MNLSRALMVTGIVMFLITCQSSKFEGFEETENGLYYKFITQSGDTDRPQVGDYVFLRLINKYTEDSVLFSSWDGERPNGSVTFQLRQSLFKGSLEEAIMMMAAGDSAIFRISADSIYKTLPQKDSSVQFPKGTYFTFELKLIKVMTAQQMQEEQQKKYDAYLEEIQRQSAWNKENELKMIDEYLTTNKISSKALASGLHFIEHEKGKGKKAMKGSTVVVEYVGRSLVDGEIFDASEYHGQAYEFKLGTDPVIKGWEEGLSLMNAGGKATLLIPSKLGYDSLGSISPSSGMYSILPYCPLLFEVQLVEVK
- a CDS encoding FKBP-type peptidyl-prolyl cis-trans isomerase codes for the protein MRFKFAIFILLLSSCQWNSFEGYTNIGNNVYLKIISFTDGQRVPSDSDIVTYHMKVFNRSGHVLFSSPEIFPLGLTSSLENAGHGMVLLNALLRNLEEGDSASFMIANPELTLGEEMRMLSNDNGLRVDVRLVKVRTRREYEREMVKISEVGDVQENLLIARFIRERKWIPDTIANGLYMIRTRKGKGEFPVAGERVAIRYSGSFLGGEVFDRGTLEFTVGEQMQVIRGLEIAIGKLREKGKAKIIIPSYLAFGENGSSNGTVPPSTPVVYEIERITPKKEK
- a CDS encoding low molecular weight phosphotyrosine protein phosphatase; amino-acid sequence: MKILMVCLGNICRSPMAEGVMRTKVLHKGLAIELDSAGTSNYHTGEHPDERATSCAAKHNVDISHLRARQFSLKDFDLFDRIFVMDSSNYSDVIAMARNEDDRRKVELIMNVMYPDTNLSVPDPYYGGEEGFDKVFMMLESVCELIAASYKAQQ
- a CDS encoding SAM-dependent methyltransferase — encoded protein: MKGTLYLFPVLLSEESGLCVPATNLEAADCAECFITENARSARRALRSMGWQGDFNSRIWFDLNEHTREEELSGMLQPCREGKHSLLLSEAGCPTVADPGSRLVLLAHSENIPVKVLIGPSSVLLALMASGLQGQRFTFHGYLPKEKDPRSRLIRQMNMDAQKGSTQIFIETPYRNNRLLEELIRDLSLDTLLCVASELTSPSENILTLPVREWKKRKYDYNNRPAVFLIGSH